From Calothrix sp. PCC 6303, a single genomic window includes:
- the argF gene encoding ornithine carbamoyltransferase, protein MTGLIGRDLLGLADLSRQEVKDLLQMATQLKSQQLKLRCEKVLGLLFSKASTRTRVSFTVAMYQLGGQVIDLNPNVTQVSRGEPIQDTARVLDRYLDVLAIRTFAQQDLVTFASYAKIPVINALTDLEHPCQILADLMTIQECFGDLDGLTLTYVGDGNNVANSLMLGCALVGMNVRVGIPQGFEPNSAVVQQAREIAGDKSQVILTDDPQVAAKGAHVLYTDVWASMGQEEEANDRMPIFQPYQINDGLLEVADSEAIVLHCLPAHRDEEITDAVIEGTRSRVWDQAENRMHAQKALLASILGAS, encoded by the coding sequence ATGACAGGATTGATTGGTAGAGATTTATTGGGTTTGGCAGATTTGAGTCGTCAAGAAGTTAAGGATTTGCTGCAAATGGCGACTCAATTGAAGTCGCAACAGCTAAAGTTAAGATGTGAGAAAGTGTTGGGATTGTTGTTTTCCAAAGCTTCCACCAGAACTAGGGTGAGTTTTACCGTGGCAATGTATCAGTTAGGAGGACAGGTAATCGATCTTAATCCTAATGTTACTCAAGTAAGTCGCGGTGAACCAATTCAAGATACTGCTAGGGTGTTGGATAGATATTTGGATGTTTTAGCGATTCGGACTTTTGCCCAACAAGATTTGGTGACTTTCGCTAGTTATGCCAAAATCCCGGTGATTAATGCCTTAACTGATTTGGAACACCCTTGTCAAATTTTGGCTGATTTGATGACGATTCAAGAATGTTTTGGTGATTTGGATGGATTGACTTTGACTTATGTGGGTGATGGAAATAATGTTGCTAATTCTTTGATGTTGGGTTGTGCTTTGGTGGGGATGAATGTGCGGGTGGGAATTCCCCAGGGTTTTGAACCTAATTCTGCGGTGGTGCAACAGGCAAGGGAAATTGCTGGGGACAAAAGTCAGGTAATATTAACTGATGATCCACAGGTTGCTGCCAAAGGCGCTCATGTTTTGTACACTGATGTTTGGGCAAGTATGGGTCAGGAAGAGGAAGCAAATGATCGAATGCCGATTTTCCAACCATATCAAATTAATGATGGGTTGTTGGAGGTTGCAGATAGTGAAGCAATTGTTTTACACTGCTTACCAGCCCACCGTGATGAAGAAATTACCGATGCTGTAATTGAAGGTACGCGATCGCGTGTTTGGGATCAGGCTGAAAATAGAATGCACGCTCAAAAAGCATTACTCGCTAGTATTCTTGGTGCAAGTTAA
- a CDS encoding class I SAM-dependent DNA methyltransferase translates to MSQSGLLKLAHEKLHWPTPQEILEPSGAGPSVYAQIAKEKLGRTISKLPDGQGVQIGVLAANPQGDSTETPIALVCDFPGEVSEETLKKTYRLAWSFSRTPSLITTEPQRLRIWTCYEEPPKEDDIIKPVVNVSKQEIESFNQLSLSGQAAETLRLHWADLVSGQFFQEHSQRFQRKKAADQMLLKNLKSVRKILQQNELDDDTIHDLLARIIFIQFLFDRQESEGNPALNTNLLDYLYRIGELSAKYSHLADILRNHRDSYKFFRWLNSKFNGDLFPGKSAKEEEREAEWQTEEQKVKETHLNILAYFVSGDVDIETGQLSLWPYYHFDVIPLEFISSIYEEFVSKESGTGVHYTPEHIVDFVLDGVLPWDSQEWDIKILDPACGSGIFLVKAFQRLIHRWEQAHPKTIQPSDLKDLLENNLFGVDVDAQAVRVASFSLYLTMLDKVEPQYYWENEFRFPRLRERQLIAADFFQENKEGFRTVQDAGKYDLVVGNAPWGKNSVSNSSYIDSWKNRPENQNKWNTSYGNIALFFLPKAAALTKESGQISMIQPVMPLLLNPNKPARRFRNTLFSDFKIEEIVNLSALRFRLFKDASSPPCIITMSVTPPDDEPLTYICPKQVMTNEDDYHIVIEPNDINTIYPQEAISNPLIWMALMWGGRRDLSLLRRLNQESSIEKLKTRGIAKTRPGVPRGNRKKVENSLLNKRILKSDESLNTSFLYLNAEQLPINDDPYIDSGTGLSSLSAFQLPQIILKLSWQKKSGRFRSVIINPDNKNQGIICSESYVSIHIPESHISQLNAACLSYNSKLAVYYLLLSSGRFASYIPEVNVSDLLRVPIPELSVGELQNIKTINDIDERIRQAFEFKDSEWVLINDLFNYTLPDFKGNAASPGRKRTHRIDNNQSQNDTEPELTAYCEYFLRVLKAGFGQDKQVCATIFQEQTNTLLPIRLVAIHLNKPDSEGVHIKPLDSPSLMKRLENLNKLYLERGSIGDGSIFYQRVATIYDSVQMNGIKIPTIYLIKPDKIRYWTRSMALRDADEVAADIMTWLTKFDEKSQLIEESC, encoded by the coding sequence ATGTCACAGTCTGGACTACTTAAACTAGCACACGAAAAGCTTCACTGGCCGACTCCACAAGAAATTTTGGAGCCATCTGGTGCTGGTCCAAGTGTTTATGCACAAATTGCTAAAGAAAAATTAGGTAGAACTATCAGCAAACTTCCAGATGGTCAAGGTGTGCAAATAGGAGTGCTGGCGGCAAATCCTCAAGGGGATTCAACAGAAACACCCATTGCTTTAGTGTGTGATTTTCCAGGAGAAGTATCAGAGGAAACATTAAAGAAAACTTATAGACTGGCTTGGAGTTTTTCTCGTACACCATCACTCATTACAACAGAACCTCAGCGATTAAGAATTTGGACGTGCTACGAAGAACCTCCAAAAGAAGATGATATTATAAAGCCTGTAGTTAATGTTTCTAAACAGGAAATTGAGTCATTTAATCAGTTATCTCTTTCAGGTCAAGCTGCTGAAACTTTGCGGTTACACTGGGCTGATTTAGTATCCGGTCAATTTTTTCAAGAACATAGTCAGCGATTCCAACGAAAAAAAGCTGCTGACCAGATGCTATTGAAAAATCTGAAAAGTGTTAGGAAAATACTTCAACAAAATGAACTTGATGATGACACTATTCATGATTTATTAGCAAGAATTATTTTCATTCAATTCCTTTTTGATCGTCAAGAATCTGAAGGTAATCCTGCTTTAAATACAAATTTACTAGATTATTTATATCGGATTGGGGAATTATCTGCTAAATACTCTCATTTAGCTGACATATTAAGAAATCATAGAGATAGTTATAAATTTTTTCGTTGGCTTAATAGCAAGTTCAATGGTGATTTATTCCCAGGTAAGAGTGCTAAAGAAGAAGAACGTGAAGCAGAATGGCAAACAGAAGAACAAAAAGTTAAAGAAACTCACTTAAATATACTTGCTTATTTTGTTAGTGGTGATGTAGATATTGAAACTGGACAATTAAGTCTATGGCCATACTACCATTTTGACGTTATACCTTTAGAGTTTATTAGCAGTATATATGAGGAGTTTGTTAGTAAAGAATCTGGCACAGGAGTTCATTACACACCAGAACATATAGTTGACTTTGTACTAGATGGTGTTTTACCTTGGGATAGTCAAGAATGGGATATCAAGATTCTTGATCCTGCTTGTGGTTCAGGAATTTTTCTTGTTAAAGCATTTCAGCGTTTAATTCATAGATGGGAACAAGCTCATCCAAAAACAATTCAGCCAAGTGATTTAAAAGATTTACTAGAAAATAATTTATTTGGTGTTGACGTAGATGCACAAGCGGTAAGAGTAGCATCTTTTAGTCTATATTTGACCATGCTTGATAAAGTTGAACCTCAATATTATTGGGAGAATGAGTTTCGCTTTCCTAGATTACGTGAACGTCAATTAATCGCTGCTGATTTTTTTCAAGAAAATAAAGAAGGTTTTCGTACTGTTCAAGATGCTGGTAAATATGATTTAGTCGTAGGTAATGCACCCTGGGGTAAAAATTCCGTAAGTAACTCTTCATACATAGATTCTTGGAAGAATAGACCTGAAAATCAGAATAAATGGAATACCTCTTATGGTAATATTGCTCTTTTCTTTTTACCAAAAGCTGCTGCTTTGACAAAGGAAAGTGGACAAATATCAATGATACAGCCTGTTATGCCACTGCTTTTAAATCCAAATAAACCTGCTAGGAGATTCCGTAACACTCTCTTTTCAGATTTCAAAATAGAAGAAATAGTTAATTTGTCTGCATTACGTTTTAGACTTTTCAAAGATGCTAGTTCTCCACCTTGTATTATCACAATGTCAGTCACACCTCCTGACGATGAACCTTTGACATACATTTGTCCTAAGCAAGTAATGACTAATGAGGATGACTATCATATAGTAATTGAGCCAAATGATATTAATACAATTTACCCACAAGAGGCGATCTCAAACCCATTAATTTGGATGGCTTTAATGTGGGGAGGAAGACGTGATCTATCCTTGTTAAGAAGATTGAATCAGGAATCGAGTATTGAAAAACTTAAAACACGTGGCATTGCTAAAACACGCCCAGGAGTACCAAGAGGTAATAGAAAAAAAGTAGAAAATAGTCTACTGAATAAACGAATACTGAAATCAGATGAATCACTTAATACCAGTTTTCTCTACCTAAACGCTGAACAACTTCCTATCAATGATGATCCATATATTGACTCTGGTACAGGTTTAAGTAGCCTATCTGCATTTCAATTGCCACAAATTATTTTAAAGTTAAGTTGGCAAAAAAAGAGTGGCAGATTCCGTTCAGTAATAATTAATCCTGATAATAAAAACCAAGGAATTATTTGCTCTGAAAGTTATGTGAGCATACATATTCCTGAAAGTCATATTTCACAATTGAATGCTGCGTGTCTATCATACAATAGTAAGTTAGCTGTCTACTATCTACTGCTTTCTAGTGGTCGTTTTGCCTCTTATATCCCAGAAGTTAATGTAAGTGATTTACTGCGTGTGCCAATACCTGAATTATCGGTAGGAGAATTGCAGAATATAAAAACAATTAATGATATAGATGAGCGGATACGACAAGCTTTTGAATTTAAAGATAGTGAATGGGTACTAATTAATGATCTATTTAATTACACTCTCCCAGACTTTAAAGGAAATGCTGCTTCTCCAGGACGCAAAAGAACTCACCGTATAGATAATAATCAATCTCAGAATGATACTGAACCTGAACTTACGGCATATTGTGAGTATTTCTTGCGAGTTCTTAAAGCAGGATTTGGACAAGATAAACAAGTTTGCGCCACCATATTTCAAGAACAAACTAACACTCTTCTTCCTATTCGCTTAGTAGCTATTCATCTTAATAAGCCTGATTCTGAAGGTGTTCATATTAAACCTCTTGACTCCCCTAGTTTAATGAAACGCTTGGAAAACTTAAATAAGTTGTATCTGGAAAGAGGAAGTATAGGAGATGGTAGCATCTTTTATCAACGTGTTGCCACGATTTATGATTCTGTGCAAATGAATGGGATAAAAATCCCTACTATTTATTTAATCAAACCTGACAAAATTCGTTATTGGACTCGTTCTATGGCTTTAAGAGATGCTGACGAAGTAGCCGCAGATATTATGACATGGCTAACAAAATTTGATGAAAAATCGCAGCTTATAGAGGAGTCATGCTAA
- the lexA gene encoding transcriptional repressor LexA — MEKLTEAQQELYEWLAEYIRANQHSPSIRQMMQAMNLKSPAPIQSRLEHLRTKGYIEWSEGRARTIRVLRQTKYGVPVLGSIAAGGLIEPYNDAVEHVDLNNMALPPQTYALRVTGDSMIEDLIADGDLVFLRPVLEPGHLKNGTIVAARVDGFGTTLKRFYREGDRVTLQPANRKYNPIEVNALQVEVQGSLVAVWRGYN; from the coding sequence ATGGAAAAACTTACTGAAGCACAACAGGAATTGTATGAATGGTTAGCTGAATATATTCGCGCTAATCAGCATTCCCCTTCCATTCGTCAGATGATGCAAGCAATGAATTTGAAATCACCTGCACCAATTCAAAGTCGTTTAGAGCATTTACGTACCAAAGGCTATATTGAATGGAGTGAAGGTAGGGCAAGAACAATTCGTGTTTTACGTCAAACTAAGTACGGTGTACCAGTTCTGGGAAGTATCGCTGCGGGGGGTTTAATTGAACCCTACAATGATGCTGTGGAACATGTGGATCTCAATAATATGGCATTGCCACCCCAAACATATGCGTTGCGGGTGACGGGTGACAGTATGATTGAAGATTTGATTGCGGATGGTGATTTAGTGTTTTTGCGTCCCGTACTGGAACCTGGTCACTTGAAGAATGGTACGATTGTGGCAGCTAGGGTAGATGGTTTTGGTACGACATTAAAGCGTTTCTACCGTGAAGGCGATCGCGTCACACTGCAACCAGCTAATCGCAAGTATAACCCCATCGAAGTCAATGCTCTCCAAGTAGAGGTTCAAGGTTCTCTGGTGGCAGTTTGGCGAGGTTATAATTAA
- a CDS encoding EamA family transporter, translated as MERSHNQSDPQTNGDPENSLRRMTEDLQSIHQGLLKSLQKDVEGLREEKIRLTGEIQKLQLQKEKVLQEGLLQEQQVLMRQLVSVLANHVSSQVESSLEKIIPDALAASQHGEAKTTETNSHTNQLLAATLQQLQTEIDQFQSNFAQQLSRMYTQQEQGEAIIAGLVNRLRQEANNSSTANLNLEEATQIEFEEATSQSARIISEDDIETVRPAEKWFEQQEKEQKAGNKGDSTEESHGDIYGNRFASSITPGSVIPEPIPQQAPTPEPTQQPASSVQPIASLLLILVTIVSALSNVAIKTIFQPNSQILGTFAVEQLLPPTLENCLLILMLRMLVVVPMMMLLAPIMHPQVWQDIQKLFVGSKQIPNHRNPTTEKPLGKRVLFLSVFSGLFLFFSQVLVYFAIGQVPTGIAIALFFIYPVITVILSWLLFRRQSRSDRFSRFRLSAIAMIGFGELLIISFPIASATGNFSLGTNSAIWAGSSFAVYLILSRICAARLHPVSATLIHSTTMLLLSGISLVILSPANWLQNLSAVRWLEIILSGFILGVFTLFVSVFNNIGVRKFGATRSAIIGASVPVITAILAGIIIQETLKINQIAGILIVTFGAAALSLEQIRNRFKASSAVRPE; from the coding sequence ATGGAGCGATCGCATAACCAATCAGATCCGCAAACTAACGGTGATCCAGAAAATTCTCTACGCAGAATGACTGAAGACTTACAATCGATTCACCAAGGTTTGCTGAAGTCTTTACAAAAAGATGTAGAAGGGTTGCGGGAAGAAAAAATCCGTTTGACTGGAGAAATTCAAAAACTGCAACTACAAAAAGAAAAGGTGCTGCAAGAAGGACTACTACAAGAACAACAAGTTCTCATGCGGCAGTTAGTCAGCGTTTTAGCAAACCATGTTTCTTCACAAGTTGAATCTTCCCTAGAAAAAATTATCCCAGATGCCTTAGCCGCTTCACAACATGGTGAAGCCAAAACCACAGAGACAAATTCCCACACCAATCAACTACTAGCTGCAACTTTACAGCAGCTACAAACAGAAATCGACCAATTTCAAAGCAATTTTGCTCAACAGCTATCACGCATGTATACCCAGCAGGAACAAGGGGAAGCAATTATTGCCGGGTTAGTAAATCGCTTGCGTCAAGAAGCAAATAACAGTAGTACTGCCAACCTAAATTTAGAAGAAGCTACCCAAATTGAATTTGAGGAAGCAACATCCCAATCAGCGAGAATCATCAGCGAAGATGATATAGAGACTGTAAGACCAGCAGAAAAATGGTTTGAGCAACAAGAAAAGGAGCAGAAAGCAGGGAACAAGGGGGATAGTACCGAGGAATCACATGGAGATATCTACGGAAACCGCTTTGCGTCTTCTATAACTCCTGGTTCTGTGATTCCTGAACCAATTCCCCAACAAGCGCCCACACCAGAACCAACTCAACAACCTGCATCTTCAGTACAACCCATTGCCAGCTTATTGTTAATTTTAGTGACAATTGTATCAGCCCTATCTAACGTGGCAATTAAGACAATTTTCCAGCCGAATTCGCAGATTTTGGGGACTTTTGCTGTGGAACAATTACTTCCACCCACATTAGAAAATTGTTTGTTAATTTTGATGCTACGAATGCTAGTAGTTGTACCCATGATGATGCTGCTAGCACCAATTATGCATCCACAGGTATGGCAAGATATCCAAAAATTATTTGTTGGTTCAAAACAGATTCCCAACCATCGAAACCCAACAACAGAAAAGCCATTAGGTAAACGAGTATTATTCCTATCGGTATTTAGCGGATTATTTTTATTTTTCTCCCAAGTTTTAGTTTACTTTGCCATTGGACAGGTTCCGACTGGGATAGCGATCGCGCTTTTCTTCATCTACCCAGTTATTACCGTAATCCTCTCTTGGTTACTGTTTCGTAGGCAATCGAGGAGCGACCGTTTTAGTCGTTTTCGTCTGAGTGCGATCGCAATGATTGGTTTTGGGGAATTACTAATTATTAGTTTTCCCATAGCTTCGGCAACCGGAAATTTTTCCCTCGGAACAAATAGCGCTATTTGGGCAGGTTCGAGCTTTGCCGTTTATCTAATCCTCAGCCGCATCTGTGCAGCTAGATTACATCCAGTTTCAGCAACGCTAATTCACTCCACAACTATGCTATTACTGTCGGGGATCAGCCTAGTTATACTTTCCCCAGCCAATTGGTTACAAAATTTGAGCGCGGTTAGATGGTTGGAAATTATTCTCAGCGGCTTTATCTTAGGTGTTTTTACCCTATTTGTATCTGTATTTAACAACATAGGTGTACGTAAATTTGGCGCTACCCGTTCCGCAATTATCGGAGCCAGCGTACCTGTAATCACAGCTATTTTAGCTGGTATCATCATTCAAGAAACTTTAAAAATAAATCAAATTGCCGGTATTTTAATTGTCACATTTGGTGCAGCAGCTTTAAGCTTGGAGCAAATTCGTAATCGTTTCAAAGCATCATCAGCGGTTCGCCCTGAATAA